The Fulvivirga ligni genome window below encodes:
- a CDS encoding leucine-rich repeat domain-containing protein has translation MKISKLTSIILVILLSGFTHISFSQQKVEEEQVEQYEEKVTEIVNFLEYVLNTLGDQSTSARDKDVIINQSYTKIFRDAKVQVEDDLDEERDVITNKDVQAYLKDIDFFFKNVKFDFNIEDISHYINDNGELFFKVTMTRNLKGSSLEGDSVNNVKKRFIEVNLDPEAQDLKIVSLYTNPLNQKEALAKWWNALSYEWKAIFKRKAGIVQTATDSDIKNITQIDELDISGNKYITNIEPLSALNNLKRLDISKTNISDLKPIRNLTKLEELNVSNTQITTLEALKYASTLKYLQAHHTPLTDISVVARLPKLQNFIINHTSVTDFSPLAGAKQLQVLDVAKTSMMEMSSLSGLQALAELNVTATNIDNFGPIGSLPKLEILKADSTPVYNLTPLQTLPQLKVLSINYTTIDNLSPLSAIKTLERVYCDSTNISKEDANEFMSANSSILVIFESDNLKNWWANLSVAWQDIIKQFVPIAERTPSKEELAKITAIDSINFDNNIYIDNIEPLSKLRKLKQLIASNTAVKSLAPVSGLRNLKYLDISNTKIEDFSSINKFQQLEILKANRTTLASLDTLKNLNRLRLLEVDFSQVNEEQVKAFLQIHPDLLVIYKSDYLTSWWTDLSEDWKNIFSAQTSLGSNPDKYQLHKLIALTKISFNDIAVSDLKPLTNFVRIKEIKFSGTGISDLSVLGTFKDLEIIQATKSPISDLKPIHNLKQLKYLDISNTPVEDLRPLSELYNLKELNCAGTQIKRLRDLDNLATLQVLDCSNTNIKHLDEIAHLDLKVLKCYNTRTSSGRVEDFKQANPDCNVIYY, from the coding sequence ATGAAGATAAGTAAATTGACATCCATAATCCTGGTAATACTATTATCAGGATTTACCCATATAAGTTTTTCTCAGCAAAAGGTAGAAGAAGAACAGGTAGAGCAGTATGAGGAAAAAGTAACTGAAATAGTAAACTTCCTCGAATACGTACTCAACACCCTGGGGGATCAATCTACATCCGCTCGTGATAAAGATGTAATCATTAATCAGAGCTACACCAAAATATTCAGAGATGCCAAAGTACAGGTAGAAGATGACCTGGATGAGGAAAGAGATGTAATCACTAACAAAGATGTACAGGCCTACCTGAAAGACATCGACTTCTTTTTTAAGAATGTAAAGTTTGATTTCAACATTGAAGACATCAGCCATTATATCAATGATAATGGAGAGCTATTCTTCAAAGTTACTATGACTCGTAATCTGAAAGGATCATCCCTGGAAGGAGACTCTGTAAACAATGTAAAAAAACGTTTTATCGAAGTTAATCTTGACCCTGAGGCTCAGGATCTTAAAATAGTTAGCTTATACACCAACCCATTGAACCAGAAAGAAGCACTGGCTAAATGGTGGAATGCACTAAGCTATGAATGGAAGGCTATCTTCAAGAGAAAGGCTGGAATAGTACAAACAGCCACAGATAGCGACATTAAAAATATTACCCAAATTGACGAACTGGATATATCAGGCAATAAGTATATTACCAATATAGAGCCATTATCCGCTCTGAATAATCTGAAAAGACTGGACATATCTAAAACCAATATTTCTGATCTTAAACCAATCAGAAACCTTACTAAGCTTGAAGAACTTAACGTTTCGAATACTCAAATTACTACCTTGGAAGCTTTAAAATATGCCAGCACTTTAAAATATTTACAAGCTCATCACACTCCGCTTACCGATATTAGTGTGGTAGCCAGATTACCCAAGCTTCAAAATTTCATTATTAATCACACATCAGTAACTGATTTCAGTCCATTAGCTGGTGCCAAGCAGTTACAAGTTCTTGATGTTGCCAAAACATCTATGATGGAGATGAGCAGCCTGTCAGGTCTACAAGCCCTTGCTGAATTAAATGTTACGGCCACCAATATTGATAATTTCGGCCCTATAGGTTCATTACCCAAGCTTGAAATTTTAAAGGCTGATAGCACTCCGGTGTATAACTTAACACCTCTACAAACTTTACCTCAGCTCAAGGTGCTATCTATCAATTACACTACTATTGATAACCTTTCACCTTTAAGCGCTATAAAAACTCTTGAGAGAGTATATTGCGACAGCACCAACATATCAAAAGAAGATGCTAACGAATTTATGTCTGCTAACAGCAGCATACTGGTAATATTTGAATCAGATAATCTTAAAAACTGGTGGGCTAACTTAAGCGTAGCCTGGCAGGATATCATTAAGCAGTTTGTGCCAATAGCCGAGAGAACGCCTTCTAAAGAGGAACTAGCCAAGATCACAGCCATAGACTCTATTAATTTTGATAACAATATCTACATAGATAATATTGAGCCTCTCAGTAAGCTTAGAAAACTAAAGCAGCTCATAGCTTCAAACACTGCTGTTAAGAGTTTGGCTCCGGTCTCTGGTTTAAGAAATCTGAAATACCTGGATATCTCTAACACTAAAATTGAAGACTTCTCCAGTATCAATAAATTTCAGCAATTAGAAATATTAAAAGCCAACAGAACCACTTTAGCCAGCTTAGATACCCTTAAAAATCTTAATCGCCTTCGTTTATTGGAAGTTGATTTCAGCCAAGTAAATGAAGAGCAGGTAAAGGCATTTTTACAGATTCACCCTGATCTATTGGTAATTTACAAGTCTGACTATCTCACTTCATGGTGGACTGACTTATCTGAGGACTGGAAAAACATTTTCTCTGCTCAGACATCATTGGGTAGCAATCCGGATAAATATCAATTGCATAAGCTTATAGCTTTAACCAAAATCAGCTTTAATGACATTGCTGTGAGTGACCTGAAACCACTGACCAATTTTGTAAGAATAAAAGAAATTAAGTTTAGCGGTACAGGCATTTCAGACCTGAGCGTTTTGGGTACATTTAAAGACCTTGAAATCATACAGGCTACCAAGAGTCCTATTTCTGATCTGAAGCCAATCCATAACTTGAAACAGCTAAAATATTTAGATATTTCTAACACTCCCGTTGAAGATCTGAGACCTTTGAGCGAGCTTTACAATCTGAAAGAATTGAACTGCGCAGGAACTCAGATTAAACGACTTAGAGACTTAGACAACCTTGCCACTTTGCAAGTGCTAGATTGCTCTAACACTAATATAAAGCACCTGGATGAAATAGCTCATCTGGACCTTAAAGTGCTAAAATGTTACAATACCCGAACATCAAGTGGCCGCGTAGAGGATTTCAAACAAGCAAATCCTGATTGCAACGTGATTTATTATTAA